Proteins encoded together in one Ferroglobus placidus DSM 10642 window:
- a CDS encoding GNAT family N-acetyltransferase codes for MSEKWELTREELADFVSSLKEEKEAFRTPLEDLMKSDVILAERVNGEIAGICGTIKGRVFPRLYLVVRGEHQGKGVGKKLHLRLKECVEENYFIVKVIVRKNNKRALSLYGDVDYRIVKEDDEFYYMIRMTRYKFFQPIVVLLFRLICRFSFFVKYRLRIFGGNK; via the coding sequence ATGTCTGAAAAATGGGAACTGACACGAGAGGAGCTTGCAGATTTCGTTTCTTCTTTGAAGGAGGAAAAAGAGGCGTTTAGAACTCCCTTAGAAGATTTAATGAAGTCGGACGTTATTCTTGCTGAAAGAGTGAATGGTGAAATAGCGGGGATTTGCGGCACCATTAAAGGCAGAGTTTTTCCCCGTTTGTACTTGGTTGTTAGGGGAGAACACCAAGGCAAAGGGGTAGGGAAAAAACTGCACTTAAGACTGAAAGAATGCGTCGAAGAAAATTATTTCATTGTGAAGGTTATAGTTCGGAAGAACAATAAAAGAGCTTTGTCACTATACGGAGATGTAGATTACAGAATCGTTAAAGAAGACGATGAATTTTACTACATGATCAGAATGACGAGATACAAATTTTTCCAGCCAATCGTCGTTCTTTTGTTTAGGCTTATTTGCAGATTCAGTTTTTTCGTTAAATACCGTTTACGAATTTTTGGAGGGAATAAATGA
- a CDS encoding lipid II:glycine glycyltransferase FemX, with product MSEYLAEIVNEEEWDELVNKADYTTIFHEWGWLKAAENYSKAKLYPLVVKKNSTPVAIFPIFLTRRFGLTLAFSPPPKVIMVYLGPALISYEKLKQSKKETILIESVKAVDTFLKGLGADYVRIRTPPFLLDSRPFNWCGYSVTPQYTYVLSLKRDLTKIWDDLDRSLRRSVEKSKQRGVSIRDGDFEDLEFVRLNMKRRFEEMGVKLPEDYYESYFKEIFEKYYPEKLRIFVAEYSGDVVGGIVLLCHKDRVSYWFGMSKTSIKGVYPNDVLQWEAIKWSWKSGFKFYEEIDAGDDQRLRHYKAKFNPELVPWYSTSKNLSILGKVGNTVYSSLKKLRGGL from the coding sequence ATGTCGGAGTACTTAGCTGAAATTGTAAACGAAGAGGAATGGGATGAGTTGGTAAATAAAGCCGATTATACGACGATATTTCACGAATGGGGGTGGTTGAAAGCAGCGGAGAATTACTCCAAAGCGAAGCTCTATCCGTTAGTCGTAAAAAAGAACTCAACTCCGGTAGCAATTTTCCCGATCTTCTTAACAAGAAGGTTTGGATTAACACTCGCTTTCTCACCTCCGCCCAAAGTCATCATGGTTTACCTCGGACCGGCTTTGATCTCTTATGAAAAGTTGAAGCAAAGCAAAAAGGAAACGATTCTCATCGAATCTGTTAAAGCAGTAGATACTTTTCTCAAAGGGCTTGGAGCTGACTATGTGAGAATAAGAACTCCACCATTTTTACTGGATTCACGCCCCTTTAACTGGTGTGGATACTCCGTTACTCCTCAGTACACCTACGTTTTGAGTTTGAAAAGAGACCTTACAAAAATTTGGGATGATTTGGACAGATCTCTAAGGAGAAGCGTAGAAAAGTCAAAGCAGAGGGGAGTAAGTATTAGAGACGGAGATTTCGAGGATCTGGAGTTTGTGAGATTGAATATGAAAAGGAGATTTGAGGAAATGGGAGTTAAACTCCCAGAAGACTACTACGAAAGCTATTTCAAAGAAATTTTCGAAAAGTACTATCCCGAGAAGCTGAGGATATTCGTCGCTGAATATTCAGGAGATGTTGTTGGCGGGATCGTTTTACTCTGTCACAAGGACAGAGTTTCCTATTGGTTTGGGATGAGTAAAACGTCAATAAAAGGAGTCTATCCGAACGACGTTCTTCAATGGGAAGCTATTAAGTGGAGCTGGAAAAGCGGATTTAAGTTTTACGAAGAGATTGACGCTGGAGATGATCAAAGACTGAGACATTACAAGGCAAAGTTTAATCCAGAGCTCGTTCCTTGGTATTCTACTTCAAAAAACCTATCTATATTAGGAAAGGTTGGAAATACTGTCTACTCCTCTCTTAAAAAGTTAAGAGGCGGATTGTGA
- a CDS encoding carboxylate--amine ligase: protein MRKNIMVYDAADSPALPIARSLGRRGVRVHLASSKERVPAFYSKYSSKNHLVRSYREALEVALNENCELFIPLLPEKELVDLAKVKSKIENGIRIACGDYEAVKTLVDKGRITEISQKIGIPVPETVFPKSESDALEFAKSGEFILKFRIGSGGREVYVIRNESEYLSLKDELRFNEKDVLLQRVVEGKQLSISGICDKSNFVAAFVYERLRFYPYPFGPATYLKSSRNDDCLKYSEKLAEEVEYSGIINFDFIIDETDGKPKLIDVNPRFWGSVNAAAICGVDFPWLLYRFYFGIIDEIETKHAEGIHLRSFLEDFKSIADVLFSKKETKKEKIRNLLDFLNFLKYREFMFDFSDLTPNLYEIFEILGRRF, encoded by the coding sequence ATGAGAAAAAATATAATGGTTTACGACGCAGCAGACTCTCCTGCTTTACCAATAGCGAGGTCTCTGGGTAGGAGAGGAGTTAGAGTTCATTTAGCTTCAAGTAAAGAAAGAGTTCCGGCGTTCTACTCAAAATATTCTTCGAAAAATCACCTCGTGAGAAGTTACCGGGAAGCCTTGGAAGTGGCTTTGAATGAGAATTGCGAACTGTTTATTCCGCTTCTTCCAGAAAAAGAGCTTGTCGATCTTGCTAAAGTTAAATCGAAAATTGAAAACGGAATTAGGATAGCTTGTGGGGATTATGAGGCTGTCAAGACATTGGTAGATAAGGGAAGAATTACTGAAATCTCTCAAAAAATAGGAATCCCTGTGCCAGAGACAGTTTTCCCGAAATCCGAATCTGATGCTCTTGAATTTGCAAAATCTGGTGAGTTCATTTTAAAATTCAGAATTGGTAGTGGAGGGAGGGAAGTTTACGTAATAAGGAACGAATCCGAGTACCTTTCACTTAAAGATGAACTCAGATTTAATGAGAAGGACGTTCTCCTTCAGAGAGTGGTAGAAGGAAAGCAGCTGAGCATTTCTGGAATCTGCGATAAATCGAACTTTGTAGCTGCTTTCGTTTACGAAAGGTTGAGATTTTATCCGTATCCCTTCGGACCAGCCACTTACCTCAAAAGCTCCAGAAACGACGATTGTTTGAAATATTCTGAAAAGCTTGCGGAGGAGGTCGAGTATTCCGGGATAATTAATTTTGATTTTATTATCGACGAAACCGATGGTAAACCAAAGCTCATCGATGTAAATCCGAGGTTCTGGGGCAGCGTTAATGCTGCTGCAATTTGTGGAGTTGACTTCCCTTGGTTGCTTTATAGATTTTATTTCGGCATAATTGACGAAATCGAAACGAAACACGCTGAAGGCATTCATTTGAGAAGTTTTTTAGAGGACTTCAAGTCGATAGCAGATGTTCTTTTTTCTAAAAAAGAAACGAAAAAAGAAAAAATAAGAAATCTGTTGGATTTCCTGAATTTTCTTAAGTATAGGGAATTTATGTTCGACTTTTCGGATTTAACACCAAATCTCTATGAAATTTTCGAAATCCTGGGGAGGAGGTTTTGA
- a CDS encoding glycosyltransferase: MKVLSITPWYPHKKNSASGIFVRDLAVATSKYVKSFLVHIYLEKNLGKAVKVEKFQDDSIIVYRISVRELPAKLHFFLYPLVVFELLKIEREVKPDIIHAHVFTAGILSIILGKLRKKPVMLTEHMKFQKRFEKRLSDKLRVFLGKVVLSSADAVVVPSNFFKRYLLNLGVSNKIFVIPNAVNTESFRRGNNAGHKTRGIFVGWLDPIKGVDKLLKAVKNLRPDLNDFHLLLVGGGSRFSYYKKLSEDYGLSDVVEFLGSKKREEVSKILPETDFLILPSLWEVFGVVVIEAMACGKPVIVSDKGQKEIVVRKTGIVVDVTDEKAFEQAIEWMIDNHRKFPSSFIRKYVKNKFSFPNIGRRYFELYQRVVFGEL; encoded by the coding sequence GTGAAGGTGTTATCTATCACTCCTTGGTATCCTCATAAGAAGAATTCCGCATCTGGCATCTTCGTTAGGGACTTAGCGGTTGCAACTTCAAAATACGTAAAATCTTTTCTCGTACACATATATTTAGAAAAAAATTTGGGAAAAGCTGTTAAGGTGGAAAAATTTCAGGATGACAGCATCATTGTGTACAGAATTAGTGTGAGGGAACTTCCAGCTAAGCTCCATTTCTTTCTTTATCCTCTCGTAGTTTTCGAACTCCTTAAAATTGAAAGGGAAGTTAAACCGGATATTATTCACGCTCACGTCTTTACAGCCGGAATACTCTCGATAATCCTCGGAAAATTGAGGAAAAAGCCAGTAATGCTGACGGAGCACATGAAGTTCCAAAAAAGGTTTGAGAAAAGGCTATCGGATAAGTTGAGAGTGTTTTTAGGCAAAGTAGTTTTAAGCAGTGCCGATGCTGTTGTTGTCCCTTCAAATTTTTTTAAGAGGTACCTTTTGAACTTGGGAGTTTCGAATAAGATATTCGTAATACCAAATGCCGTAAACACGGAGTCGTTCAGAAGAGGAAATAACGCTGGACATAAAACCAGAGGAATTTTCGTAGGTTGGCTCGATCCGATAAAGGGTGTGGATAAATTACTAAAAGCTGTTAAGAATTTACGTCCGGATTTAAACGATTTTCATTTACTTCTGGTTGGCGGGGGTTCTCGTTTCAGTTACTACAAAAAATTGAGTGAAGACTACGGATTATCTGATGTTGTTGAATTTCTCGGATCGAAAAAGAGAGAGGAAGTTTCGAAGATTTTACCGGAAACGGACTTTCTAATTCTCCCGAGTCTGTGGGAAGTGTTTGGAGTCGTAGTTATAGAAGCTATGGCTTGCGGAAAGCCGGTAATAGTGAGTGACAAAGGACAGAAGGAAATCGTTGTGAGAAAAACGGGGATTGTTGTGGATGTGACCGATGAAAAAGCTTTCGAGCAAGCGATAGAGTGGATGATAGATAATCACAGAAAGTTTCCAAGCAGTTTTATCAGAAAATACGTGAAGAATAAGTTTTCATTTCCCAATATCGGCAGGAGGTATTTCGAACTGTATCAGAGGGTTGTATTTGGGGAATTGTAA
- a CDS encoding GNAT family N-acetyltransferase, which yields MVELKTVEDGTLWDELVNSSSFATIFHEWKWLKAAEKHSGWKFYPVVCYKGMEPVSLFPVFYKRLKSINLVFSPPPKLAIPYLGPLILNDRNLRSSIVEYNYRRSIKALDEFFRELNADFVRIFTPPGLVDVRPFKWNNYKADPFYSYVIDLNRSSEELWMSIEKKLRQNIKKAKKVGFDIYEGGVRELKKVIELVNLRYSEQNKSSDVNVEYLLEIYNALSEKVKVVVVEFEGEVVTGIIDLAYRDKVSSWIGNPKVTVSGTYPNDLLNWHVIEKAQTSGYKKYEIIGANTERLSEFKVRYNPDLWLYFVVVKKNAKASIASTFYTMFGGKSK from the coding sequence ATGGTCGAGCTTAAAACTGTTGAAGATGGAACTTTGTGGGATGAACTCGTTAACTCTTCGTCCTTCGCAACGATATTTCACGAGTGGAAGTGGTTGAAAGCAGCAGAGAAACATTCCGGGTGGAAGTTTTATCCAGTCGTTTGCTACAAGGGAATGGAGCCCGTAAGTCTGTTTCCAGTATTCTACAAAAGGTTAAAATCAATAAACTTGGTCTTCTCTCCGCCACCCAAATTGGCTATTCCGTATTTAGGACCTTTAATTTTGAACGATCGCAATTTAAGGAGTAGCATAGTGGAGTACAACTACCGTCGCTCAATTAAAGCCTTAGACGAATTTTTTAGGGAATTGAACGCTGATTTCGTGAGGATTTTTACCCCTCCAGGACTTGTTGATGTTAGACCGTTTAAATGGAATAACTACAAAGCTGATCCGTTTTACAGCTACGTTATCGACCTGAATAGGAGTTCCGAGGAACTTTGGATGTCAATCGAAAAGAAGCTCAGACAAAACATCAAAAAAGCTAAGAAGGTTGGATTTGATATCTACGAGGGAGGCGTAAGGGAGTTAAAGAAGGTTATTGAACTCGTAAACTTGAGGTATTCAGAGCAAAACAAAAGCTCTGACGTTAACGTGGAATACCTCCTTGAAATTTACAATGCACTTTCAGAGAAAGTTAAGGTCGTCGTTGTCGAGTTTGAAGGAGAGGTGGTTACTGGAATAATCGATTTGGCTTATAGAGATAAAGTATCGAGTTGGATTGGCAATCCCAAGGTTACGGTTTCTGGAACCTACCCAAACGACCTGCTCAACTGGCATGTTATAGAGAAAGCGCAAACGAGCGGTTACAAAAAGTACGAAATAATCGGTGCAAATACCGAGAGGCTTTCTGAGTTCAAGGTGAGATATAACCCGGATTTGTGGCTTTACTTTGTTGTAGTAAAGAAAAACGCAAAAGCGAGTATTGCCAGCACTTTCTATACCATGTTCGGAGGGAAGAGTAAGTGA
- a CDS encoding polysaccharide deacetylase family protein, with protein MDVSLENPESGKNIVRELFDDVKKFGEVFCILWHHVLFNYDNFSDWIGLYLYAIELGKLNGAKFLTASQIADLWMRKVNSPLKVIYGKNKAAYSCEYPYVDRLDVI; from the coding sequence ATGGACGTCTCTCTGGAGAATCCGGAAAGTGGTAAAAATATTGTAAGAGAGTTGTTTGATGATGTGAAAAAATTCGGGGAAGTTTTTTGCATTCTTTGGCATCATGTTCTGTTCAATTATGACAACTTTTCAGATTGGATAGGGCTTTATCTATACGCGATCGAGCTCGGAAAGTTAAATGGAGCGAAATTTCTGACAGCTTCACAAATTGCAGATCTCTGGATGAGGAAGGTAAATAGTCCTTTAAAAGTTATTTACGGCAAAAACAAAGCTGCTTACAGTTGTGAGTATCCGTATGTTGATCGTTTGGATGTGATTTAA
- a CDS encoding DDE-type integrase/transposase/recombinase has product MKLKKLIEELELFERERVPNDIRILGVATYVQTSSTRRTAKILSEFRPVSHTAVWKWIKKFEEKLPISTEKKRRNLVAIDETIVKANKKKFYIFAAVDVERNELILMRVYTTRNILTARSFVKEVLNYCENEPKFLIDKAPWLRKAIESLGLEFKHETFRKEKSG; this is encoded by the coding sequence ATGAAGTTGAAGAAGCTTATAGAGGAGCTTGAGTTGTTTGAGAGGGAAAGAGTTCCGAACGACATTAGAATTCTTGGCGTAGCCACTTACGTTCAAACTTCTTCGACGAGGAGAACGGCTAAAATTCTCTCGGAGTTTCGTCCGGTCTCCCATACGGCTGTGTGGAAATGGATAAAGAAGTTTGAAGAGAAGTTACCAATTTCTACTGAGAAGAAGCGGAGAAATCTTGTTGCAATAGATGAAACGATTGTCAAAGCTAACAAAAAGAAGTTCTACATTTTTGCCGCGGTAGACGTTGAAAGGAACGAGCTGATTTTAATGAGGGTTTACACGACGAGAAACATTCTTACAGCAAGGTCTTTCGTCAAAGAAGTTCTTAATTACTGCGAGAACGAACCCAAGTTTTTGATAGACAAAGCACCATGGCTGAGAAAAGCAATAGAAAGTTTAGGCTTGGAATTTAAGCATGAAACCTTTCGGAAAGAGAAGTCTGGTTGA
- a CDS encoding polysaccharide deacetylase family protein, with product MEGKCIENFYSKIGAKLFSERNGLADNVVIKESGVISRNPEVQVSFSNESFDTSQLYDFFINNCNFSKFVEIQSKTHAGVDFNPFEIIGYIISGDFEKDCLKNGYDFAKIGRIPYLDILERNLVNIIADLYSQNGYPLFRKHLPLSICLTHDVDEIAKTYQYFTNALRHFKRMEIKDALREIYGFFHDFLKKENPFWTFEELMELEDSYEVKSTFFFLEETAKTSLTPKSWKHYGRRYKFDDKMVVEIIRSLDKGGWEIALHGSYNSFKDSKLMKLEKERLENVIGKEVSGIRQHNLNLTIPETALST from the coding sequence TTGGAGGGTAAATGTATCGAAAACTTTTACTCTAAGATCGGAGCAAAATTGTTTTCAGAAAGAAACGGTCTTGCCGATAATGTTGTTATCAAAGAGAGTGGTGTAATTTCCAGAAATCCAGAAGTTCAAGTTTCGTTTTCAAACGAAAGCTTCGACACCTCCCAGCTTTACGACTTCTTTATCAATAACTGTAACTTTTCAAAATTTGTTGAAATTCAAAGTAAAACGCATGCTGGAGTGGACTTTAATCCTTTTGAAATAATTGGCTACATAATTTCCGGAGACTTCGAAAAGGATTGTTTGAAGAATGGATACGATTTTGCGAAGATTGGCAGAATTCCTTATCTGGACATTCTTGAGAGGAATTTGGTGAACATAATCGCTGATTTGTATAGCCAAAATGGTTATCCCCTTTTTAGAAAACATTTACCCCTTTCCATATGCTTAACTCACGATGTTGATGAAATCGCGAAAACCTACCAATATTTCACGAACGCCCTCAGGCATTTTAAGCGAATGGAAATAAAAGACGCTCTTAGAGAGATATATGGATTCTTTCACGATTTTTTGAAAAAGGAAAATCCATTTTGGACATTTGAGGAGCTAATGGAGCTGGAGGATAGCTACGAAGTTAAATCAACGTTCTTCTTTTTAGAGGAAACTGCTAAGACCTCTCTAACTCCGAAAAGCTGGAAACATTACGGAAGAAGGTATAAGTTTGATGATAAAATGGTTGTTGAAATCATAAGATCACTTGACAAAGGCGGGTGGGAAATAGCTCTTCATGGCTCTTATAATTCTTTCAAGGATTCAAAATTGATGAAATTGGAAAAAGAAAGACTGGAAAATGTTATAGGAAAAGAAGTTTCGGGAATAAGGCAGCACAATTTAAACCTTACTATCCCAGAAACAGCCCTGTCAACTTAA